From a region of the Poecile atricapillus isolate bPoeAtr1 chromosome 4, bPoeAtr1.hap1, whole genome shotgun sequence genome:
- the ELMOD2 gene encoding ELMO domain-containing protein 2 gives MWVHVWGFLYNNYFRFWLKWILRLLTGKCELQRLLGGAEAGARRTLSVEHSLESSKNKVLRNAVHVEEAEVEKCVRDVMKEKKIELKDTGFKTNLHISLLQISGYKKLYLNVENLRKIPYDSENEEHEEQLIELWNLLMPHENLKARISKQWCDIGFQGDDPKTDFRGMGLLGLVNLVYFSKHYTNEARQILSRSNHPKLGYSYAIVGINLTEMAYSLLKNGALKAYLYNMVSGLPQMKHFHQFYCYLVYEFDKFWFEEEPESIMHFNQYREKFHEKIKGLLLDYNVVLTLQCTKKP, from the exons ATGTGGGTGCACGTCTGGGGGTTCCTGTATAACAACTACTTTAGGTTCTGGCTGAAGTGGATCCTTCGGCTGCTGACCGGGAAGTGCGAGCTGCAGCGCCTTCTGGGCGGCGCGGAGGCGGGCGCGCGTCGGACGCTGAGCGTAG AACATTCACTGGAATCATCAAAAAATAAG GTTTTAAGAAATGCTGTACATGTGGAAGAAGCTGAAGTGGAGAAGTGTGTTAGAGATGtaatgaaggaaaagaagattGAACTGAAGGACACAGG GTTTAAGACAAATTTGCATATATCCTTGCTACAGATATCAGGTTataaaaaactgtatttgaatGTGGAAAACCTAAGAAAGATCCCGTATGATTCAGAGAATGAAGAACACGAGGAACAGTTAATTGag CTCTGGAATTTGCTGATGCCTCACGAGAATCTGAAGGCCAGAATCAGCAAACAGTGGTGTGACATCGGCTTCCAAGGCGATGATCCTAAAACAGACTTCAGAGGGATGGGGCTGCTGGGCTTAGTGAATCTGGT GTATTTTAGTAAGCATTACACCAATGAAGCTCGTCAGATCCTTTCTCGGTCAAATCACCCAAAGCTGGG ATATTCCTATGCTATAGTTGGGATCAATCTGACAGAGATGGCATACAGCTTGCTCAAGAACGGTGCTTTAAAGGCTTATCTCTACAACATGGTCTCTGGGTTGCCACAGATGAAGCACTTCCATCAATTTTACT gTTATCTAGTTTATGAGTTTGACAAGTTCTGGTTTGAAGAAGAACCAGAAAGCATTATGCACTTCAACCAGTACAGAGagaaattccatgaaaaaattAAGGGACTTCTACTGGATTACAATGTGGTACTGACCTTACAATGTACAAAGAAACCTTAA